Part of the Streptomyces sp. NBC_01264 genome, GGATGATCGTGTCGACCTCCCGCTCCAGCTGCTCCACGGCCGCCCGGGTCTGCTCCGCGGCCGGGCCGTCGCCGAGCGAGGCCGCGTTGAGGCGCAGCACCGTCAGCGGGGTCCGCAGCCGGTGCGAGAGGTCGGCGGCCAGCTCCCGCTCGTTGGCCAGGAGTTCCACCACCTGGTCCGCCATCGAGTTGAACGCGACGGCCGCCGAGCGGAGTTCCTTCGGCCCGTCCTCCGGGACCCGCGCCCCCAGCCGGCCCTCGCCCAGCCGGTGCGCGGCGTCCGCGAGCCGCTCGGCGGGCCGCACCAGGCGGGCGCCGAGCCGGTCCGCGACCGCCACCGAGCCCACGATCAGGGCGAGTCCGACGCCCGCGAGAATCACCCAGGCGGTGGCGACGCCATTGCTGACCTCGCTCTCCGGCACCAGGATCTCCACCACGGCGATGTCCCCGGAGCCGAGCGCCACGGGCTGGAGCATCGCGAAGCCGCCGCCCGCCACCGGGGCCGTCGCGGCCCGCCCGATCCGCCGGACCTCGGAGACGGCGCGCTCGCCGGCCCAGCCGTCCCCGATGTCCACGCGCGGGTCTTCCCCGACGGCCGGCACGTGCACGGCCATCCGCCGGTCGGCGCCCATCTGCGTGGACTCCACGGCCTTGCGCAACTGCGCCGGGTCGGTGGTGATGGACAGCGTCGGCCCGATGGTGGCGGCCTGCCGCTCGGCGTTGGAGAACGCCCGGTCACTGGCCATCTCCTGGACGACCAGCCCGAGCGGTACGGCGAAGGCCACGACCACCATCACGGTGACCGCGAGGCACACCTTGACCAGCGCCCACCTCATCGGCGGATCACTGCGGCGGCTCCAGCTTGACCCCGACCCCCCGCAGCGTGTGCAGGTAGCGCGGACTGGCGGCGGTCTCGCCGAGCTTGCGGCGCAGCCACGACAGGTGGACGTCGATGGTCTGGTCGTCTCCGTACGACTGCTGCCAGACCTCGGCGAGCAGTTCCCGGCGGGCCACGACCACGCCCGGCCGCCCGGCCAGGAAGGCCAGCAGGTCGAACTCCCGCCGCGTGAGGTCCAGTACCGCCCCGTCCAGCTCGGCCTGCCGGCGCAGCGGGTCGATGGCGAGACCGCCGACGCGCAGGACCCGGGAGGGCGGTTCGGCGTCGGCCGCCTGGGTGCGGCGCAGGACGGCTGCCATCCGGGCGGAGAGGTGTTCCACGGAGAAGGGTTTGGTCAGGTAGTCGTCGGCGCCGTCGTTGAGCAGCCGGACGATCTCCGCCTCGTCGTCGCGGGCGGTCGCGATGATGACGGGCACGTCGGTGATCCCGCGCAGCATCTTGAGCGCCTCGGCGCCGTCCAGGTCGGGCAGTCCGAGGTCGAGGATCACCACGTCGAAGCGGTGGTGGGCGACCTCGCGCAGCGCCTCCAGGGCGGTGCCGACGCTGCGCACGGTGTGCGAGGCCTCGGTCAGGTGCCGGATGAGGGCGGAACGTACGAACTGGTCGTCCTCGACCACGAGCACACTAGCCATGGCCCGCACCGTAGCCCATTCGGGGGACGCCGAGGGGTGCCGGGCCGGGTCTGGGACGGGTGGTGCAGTATGTCCCCCGATGCGACGAGCACATGTCGGTAGAGCAGTCAGCCATGCGGGGGCCTGGACCCTGGCGACCGGGGCGGCCGTGACGCTGTCCTGGTGGGGCGTGCACTCGGTCATGTCCGGGACCGCCTACGATCCTCCGCTCGCCGTGCCGCTGGCCACGCAGCCCCGCTCCTCCTCCACACACCAAGCGCAGCCGCCGGAGCCGACGCCCTCGCCGTCGGCTTCCCCGTCGCCATCGCCGTCCGCGTCGACGGCGCCGGCCTCCCCCTCCCCTTCCTCCAAGCCTTCCGCGACGCCCACCCCCCGTTCGCAGCGGGGGCAGGGGCCCCCGGGCGAGAACGTGAAGGCGTACAGCGTCTCGGGCGGCCGGGTCGTCTTCGGTCTCGGCGCCACCTCCGCCGAGCTGGTGTCGGCGACCCCGCTGGCCGGCTGGCGGATGCAGGTCTGGAAGCAGCCGTCCTGGATCCGCGTCACCTTCACCCGTGACGGCCGCGAGGTGTCGGTGTTCTGCACCTGGCACGACCACCCGCCGCTGGTGGAGATCGTCGACCCGTAGACGGCGGGGCCGGTGGACGGCAGGCCCGTAGACGGCCGGCCCGGAGACGGCCCGGGCCCGCCGGATACCGTGGCGCCATGAGCACCGGCGCGCGCTACGTCACCGACCTGATCGACGCCTGCGAGCGGTACGCGGACCGCCCAGCCTTCGGTTCCGGTCCCTGGGTCCTGACCCACTCCGAGGTGCTGGCCTGGACGTACCGGCTGGCCGGCGCCCTGGCCGAGCTGGGCATCCGGCGCGGCTCCGGGCTGGCCTGCGTATCGGCGGGGAACCCGCCCGAGACCCTTCTCGTACGGCTGGCGGCG contains:
- a CDS encoding sensor histidine kinase, encoding MRWALVKVCLAVTVMVVVAFAVPLGLVVQEMASDRAFSNAERQAATIGPTLSITTDPAQLRKAVESTQMGADRRMAVHVPAVGEDPRVDIGDGWAGERAVSEVRRIGRAATAPVAGGGFAMLQPVALGSGDIAVVEILVPESEVSNGVATAWVILAGVGLALIVGSVAVADRLGARLVRPAERLADAAHRLGEGRLGARVPEDGPKELRSAAVAFNSMADQVVELLANERELAADLSHRLRTPLTVLRLNAASLGDGPAAEQTRAAVEQLEREVDTIIRTAREQRPAAAQGPGAGCDASEVIRDRMGFWSALAEDEGREVRLAGVDRTVRIPVARPELAAALDAMLGNVFRHTPEGTPFAVDVHDAGDAVIVLVSDAGGGIADPDAALRRGNDGGRDGSTGLGLDIVRRVAESTGGDVRLGRSVLGGTEVRVWIALDGRTRGESARAGRGRRKRRRN
- a CDS encoding response regulator transcription factor, with translation MASVLVVEDDQFVRSALIRHLTEASHTVRSVGTALEALREVAHHRFDVVILDLGLPDLDGAEALKMLRGITDVPVIIATARDDEAEIVRLLNDGADDYLTKPFSVEHLSARMAAVLRRTQAADAEPPSRVLRVGGLAIDPLRRQAELDGAVLDLTRREFDLLAFLAGRPGVVVARRELLAEVWQQSYGDDQTIDVHLSWLRRKLGETAASPRYLHTLRGVGVKLEPPQ